The following proteins are encoded in a genomic region of Thermococcus henrietii:
- a CDS encoding DUF447 domain-containing protein, with product MLDVFEEGRVYEVLLVTRSNVTPVGVVREGERLRFKLFPGKSFREVLETAKASIQLTNDPELLVRTALNLPVELEFVEMNDYRWIKGLPGFYGQVKWKVERWKDELGETEVLLCELIPEGEIEGTLPLRPFSRADCLLVEMAVLFTRYLVRPEEKLRVQILEMHSLYKHLGGRSPTADYMVSFLTGKTQKGH from the coding sequence ATGCTCGACGTTTTCGAAGAGGGGAGGGTTTACGAGGTCCTTCTCGTCACGCGTTCGAACGTTACGCCCGTTGGCGTCGTCCGGGAGGGCGAGAGGCTAAGGTTCAAGCTCTTCCCCGGAAAGAGCTTCCGTGAGGTTCTTGAAACCGCTAAGGCCTCAATTCAGCTCACCAACGACCCCGAACTGCTCGTCAGAACCGCATTGAACCTTCCCGTCGAGTTGGAGTTCGTTGAGATGAACGACTATCGCTGGATTAAAGGCTTACCAGGTTTCTATGGGCAGGTGAAGTGGAAGGTCGAGCGCTGGAAGGATGAACTCGGCGAGACCGAGGTTCTGCTCTGCGAGCTGATTCCTGAGGGCGAAATCGAGGGAACTCTGCCACTCCGACCGTTCAGCAGGGCCGACTGCCTGCTCGTTGAGATGGCGGTACTCTTCACGCGCTACCTCGTGAGGCCGGAGGAAAAGCTGAGAGTCCAGATTCTGGAGATGCACTCCCTCTACAAACACCTCGGCGGTCGCTCTCCGACTGCGGACTACATGGTATCTTTTTTGACAGGGAAGACTCAAAAGGGACATTAA